The Euphorbia lathyris chromosome 2, ddEupLath1.1, whole genome shotgun sequence genome includes a window with the following:
- the LOC136217102 gene encoding WRKY transcription factor 22: MDDDWDLQAVVRGCSSAVSSNNTAPSSTAAAVSDYTTPHHQSYLFSFSSEKSCSLSLSDPFERSNNVIGELDDLYKPFFPKSYQSSSQSTPISTFSVSKEQRPKQPRICSANSHTPRSKRRKNQLKKICQVPAEAISSDVWAWRKYGQKPIKGSPYPRGYYRCSSSKGCLARKQVERNRSDPGIFIVTYTGEHNHPAPTHRNSLAGSTRQKTTSTSQPSESNQPSPAKPSCSSPTTSFDEEILPQNTESREEKDIMEDEEEDEFGVFSNMAVSDDFFAGLEELTAPATVDCFADHFPANFGLPSLANSAATAASSI, translated from the exons ATGGATGATGATTGGGATCTTCAGGCGGTGGTTAGAGGTTGCTCCTCCGCCGTCTCTTCTAATAACACCGCTCCTTCCTCCACCGCCGCCGCCGTCTCCGATTACAccactcctcatcatcagtcttatttgttttccttttccagTGAAAAAAGttgctctctttctctctccgaTCCGTTTGAAAGAAGTAATAATGTTATCGGAGAGTTGGATGATCTTTACAAGCCGTTTTTCCCCAAATCGTATCAAAGTTCGTCGCAATCTACGCCGATTTCTACCTTTTCAGTTTCCAAGGAACAAAGGCCGAAGCAACCCAGGATTTGCAGTGCAAATTCTCATACTCCTCGATCTAAAAGAAGGAAGAATCAGCTGAAAAAGATATGTCAAGTTCCGGCGGAAGCCATTTCTTCCGATGTATGGGCTTGGAGAAAATACGGCCAGAAACCCATTAAGGGTTCTCCATATCCGAG GGGTTATTACAGATGTAGTAGTTCAAAGGGGTGTTTGGCCCGGAAACAAGTGGAGAGAAACAGATCCGACCCGGGAATTTTCATAGTAACATACACCGGCGAACATAACCACCCAGCACCGACTCACCGGAACTCGCTCGCCGGAAGTACTCGTCAGAAAACCACTAGTACATCACAACCTTCTGAGTCTAACCAGCCGTCTCCGGCGAAACCCAGTTGTTCATCTCCGACGACTTCATTTGATGAGGAGATTTTACCTCAAAACACAGAAAGCAGAGAGGAGAAAGATAttatggaagatgaagaagaagatgagtttGGTGTGTTTTCAAATATGGCTGTGAGTGATGATTTCTTTGCCGGTTTAGAAGAATTAACTGCTCCGGCCACCGTAGATTGCTTTGCTGATCATTTTCCGGCTAATTTTGGGCTTCCTTCGCTAGCTAACAGTGCTGCTACTGCGGCCAGTAGCATCTGA
- the LOC136217103 gene encoding pentatricopeptide repeat-containing protein At3g61520, mitochondrial has product MSIRLSTSKQLKLLRILQSYTCRSFLHLRHLSAEPQRPSDQFNDSIINQALQLLQIPDNEWNTTQINHLLFSDPPHSPHLFFQISRRLPSHSQAIKFLKYLREHSPAPDIEYLSFILQAIIDLGIRELGSPADLYELYKASKEWNVPLTADSAATLLCLFRKSGMVEESFILFNELEGSVKNTRICNILLPFLLKAGRVDDALKVLDEMFQPNCDFHPNDVTGGIIFSWLIKSRTTGKIILDAKVVELVLKLGDYGVFPNSIWLTQMISALSRNRNGNIASSLLLELMNKGAIVATASCNALLTGLGRQGNLDGMNKLMAKMKQMGIQPNVITYGIIIKQLCRIRKIDGALEILETMNGALVESDVIIFNTLIDGLCKVGRQEEGLGLMERMKLHKGCAPNTVTYNCLIDGFCKVGEIERGLELFDEMKEEGVVLNEITVNTLVDGMCRNGRTSSAAEFLEQMQAKGFKSCAFAYTSLIHAYGNVNNIGKAMEYIQQMMKEGCSVDAMVYYNLINGLCKAGKMDDAMVVLSKMKEDGFFPDIICYNVLISAFCNRNKIDEAYKLLEDMEEAKVEPDCITYNTLISYFGKCGHLRMVLRLMKRMVKDDIAPTVFTYGTVIHAFCLKGKIDEAMNIFKNMNAAASKVTPNTEIYNILIDSFCKNDSVEQAVSLLDDMIVKDVKPSSITFNSIFKVLRERKLLEQAFDLMVRMREQGCNPDYITLEVLTEWLSDAGETERLKNFLEG; this is encoded by the coding sequence ATGAGCATAAGACTGTCGACATCTAAGCAGCTAAAGCTACTACGCATCTTACAATCCTACACTTGCAGATCCTTTCTCCATCTCCGGCACCTCTCCGCCGAACCACAACGACCATCAGATCAATTTAACGACTCAATCATAAATCAAGCCCTGCAACTCCTTCAAATTCCAGATAATGAATGGAACACTACTCAAATCAATCACCTCCTCTTCTCCGATCCCCCGCATTCTCCTCATCTTTTTTTCCAGATCTCCCGTCGTTTGCCTTCCCATTCTCAAGCCATCAAATTCCTAAAATACCTCCGGGAACATTCTCCGGCACCAGACATTGAGTATCTCTCATTCATTTTACAGGCCATCATCGACCTCGGAATCCGTGAACTTGGCTCGCCTGCTGATCTCTATGAGCTTTATAAGGCGTCAAAAGAGTGGAATGTTCCACTTACTGCGGATTCCGCCGCTACTCTTCTATGCCTGTTTCGAAAGAGCGGTATGGTGGAGGAGTCGTTTATTTTGTTCAACGAACTTGAGGGTTCTGTTAAAAACACTCGTATTTGCAATATTTTATTACCTTTTCTGTTGAAAGCTGGACGTGTCGATGATGCACTGAAGGTGCTCGACGAAATGTTTCAACCAAATTGTGATTTTCATCCAAATGATGTTACTGGAGGTATTATCTTCTCTTGGTTGATAAAGAGCAGAACAACAGGGAAGATCATACTTGACGCGAAGGTTGTTGAATTGGTCTTGAAATTGGGTGATTATGGTGTTTTTCCTAATTCAATTTGGCTAACTCAGATGATTTCAGCTTTGAGTCGAAATAGGAATGGAAATATAGCTTCTAGTCTTTTGCTTGAATTGATGAACAAGGGGGCTATTGTTGCTACAGCTTCTTGCAATGCATTATTGACAGGATTAGGTAGACAGGGGAACCTTGATGGAATGAATAAACTAATGGCAAAAATGAAGCAAATGGGTATCCAGCCAAATGTTATTACTTATGGAATCATTATTAAGCAATTGTGTAGGATTAGGAAAATCGATGGTGCTCTGGAGATATTGGAAACTATGAATGGAGCTCTAGTTGAGTCAGATGTGATTATTTTTAACACATTGATTGATGGTCTATGTAAAGTTGGGAGGCAAGAAGAAGGTCTGGGTTTGATGGAAAGGATGAAGTTGCATAAGGGATGTGCTCCTAATACTGTGACCTACAATTGCTTGATCGACGGTTTTTGTAAAGTGGGCGAGATAGAACGTGGTTTGGAGCTGTTCGACGAGATGAAAGAAGAAGGGGTTGTACTAAATGAAATTACTGTTAATACTTTAGTTGATGGTATGTGCAGAAACGGAAGAACGAGCAGCGCAGCTGAGTTTTTGGAGCAGATGCAAGCGAAAGGTTTCAAATCCTGTGCTTTTGCTTATACGTCTCTGATCCATGCTTATGGTAATGTGAACAATATTGGGAAGGCAATGGAGTATATTCAACAAATGATGAAGGAAGGTTGCTCTGTAGATGCAATGGTTTATTATAACTTAATCAATGGTTTGTGTAAAGCTGGAAAGATGGATGATGCCATGGTTGTCCTGTCGAAGATGAAAGAAGACGGTTTCTTCCCCGACATTATATGCTACAATGTTTTGATTAGTGCATTCTGTAACAGGAACAAGATAGATGAAGCCTATAAGTTGCTGGAGGACATGGAGGAAGCCAAAGTGGAGCCTGATTGCATCACATATAACACTCTGATTTCTTACTTCGGAAAATGCGGACATCTCAGAATGGTTCTCAGGTTGATGAAAAGGATGGTCAAGGACGATATAGCACCAACAGTTTTCACGTACGGAACGGTGATTCATGCCTTTTGCTTAAAAGGAAAGATTGATGAAGCAATGAACATTTTCAAAAACATGAATGCTGCTGCTTCAAAGGTAACACCAAATACTGAAATATACAATATCTTGATAGATTCTTTCTGCAAGAATGATAGTGTAGAACAAGCTGTTTCCTTGTTAGATGATATGATAGTTAAAGATGTGAAGCCAAGTAGTATAACATTTAATTCTATATTCAAAGTTCTTCGGGAGCGGAAATTGCTGGAGCAAGCCTTTGATTTAATGGTTAGGATGAGAGAGCAGGGTTGTAATCCTGATTACATTACCTTGGAGGTACTCACAGAATGGCTTTCTGATGCTGGTGAAACTGAGAGGTTAAAGAATTTTCTTGAAGGATGA